A single region of the Sorex araneus isolate mSorAra2 chromosome 7, mSorAra2.pri, whole genome shotgun sequence genome encodes:
- the SFTPC gene encoding pulmonary surfactant-associated protein C gives MDVGSKEVLMESPPDYSAAPRGRFGIPCCPLHLKRLLIVVVVVVLVVVVVVGALLMGLHMSQKHTEMVLEMSIGGPEAQQRLALSERVGTTATFSIGSTGLAVYDYQRLLIAYKPAPGTCCYIMKVAPENIPSIEALARKIHNFQAKPEMPASKLSQEAGNGPGSPSSGDLAFLGPAVGTLCGEVPLFYI, from the exons ATGGACGTGGGTAGCAAAGAGGTCCTGATGGAGAGTCCGCCG GATTACTCTGCAGCCCCGCGGGGCCGGTTTGGCATCCCCTGCTGCCCGCTGCACCTCAAACGCCTTCTCATCGTGGTCGTGGTGGTGGTCCTGGTggtcgtggtggtggtgggggccctGCTCATGGGTCTGCACATGAGCCAGAAACACACGGAGATG GTCCTGGAGATGAGCATCGGGGGGCCGGAAGCCCAGCAGCGCCTGGCCCTGAGCGAGCGTGTGGGCACCACGGCCACCTTCTCCATCGGCTCCACTGGTCTGGCCGTCTATGACTACCAGCGG CTCCTGATCGCCTACAAGCCAGCCCCAGGAACCTGCTGCTACATCATGAAGGTGGCTCCGGAGAACATCCCCAGTATCGAGGCTCTCGCTCGGAAAATCCACAACTTCCAG GCCAAGCCGGAAATGCCGGCCTCCAAGCTGAGCCAGGAGGCAGGCAATGGCCCCGGCTCACCATCATCTGGGGACCTGGCCTTCCTGGGCCCCGCCGTGGGGACCCTGTGTGGGGAAGTGCCCCTCTTCTACATCTAG